Proteins from a single region of Urocitellus parryii isolate mUroPar1 chromosome 4, mUroPar1.hap1, whole genome shotgun sequence:
- the Hyls1 gene encoding centriolar and ciliogenesis-associated protein HYLS1, translating into MEELVGPNGQKWANMDPEERMLAAATAFTHICAGQGEGDVRREVQCSQYDPYSKASVTPGKRPAFPVQLQCSQIESHATSETVSEASQRLRKPVMKRKVLRRKPGGEVLVTDESIISESESGGETDLDLWDLRQRLMNLQFQEDRESSVDTSQNVNLPHEYQGISQDQLICYLQREEMGPPAYEQDLIVASRPKSFILPRLDQLNRNRGKIDRVARYFEYKRDWDLMRLPGEDHRKELRWGVREHMLSQAEPQSKPQHVYVPNNYLVPTEKKRSALRWGVRCDLANGVMPRKLPFPLSPS; encoded by the coding sequence ATGGAGGAACTTGTAGGACCAAATGGACAAAAATGGGCAAATATGGATCCAGAAGAACGAATGTTAGCCGCTGCTACCGCATTTACCCATATCTgtgcagggcagggggagggagatgTCAGGAGAGAAGTCCAATGTAGCCAGTACGATCCCTACAGTAAAGCTTCAGTAACCCCAGGGAAGCGACCTGCTTTTCCTGTACAACTGCAGTGCTCACAGATAGAAAGTCATGCCACATCAGAAACGGTCTCAGAGGCTTCCCAAAGACTCCGAAAGCCAGTAATGAAGAGAAAGGTGCTTCGTAGAAAGCCAGGAGGAGAAGTATTAGTGACAGATGAGTCAATTATCAGTGAATCAGAATCTGGTGGAGAAACTGATCTGGATCTTTGGGACTTAAGACAAAGGTTGATGAATCTGCAGTTCCAGGAAGACAGAGAATCCTCAGTTGATACTTCACAAAATGTTAATCTACCACATGAATACCAAGGAATTTCACAAGATCAGCTCATTTGTTATCTTCAAAGAGAAGAAATGGGCCCTCCAGCTTATGAACAAGATCTGATTGTTGCCAGCAGACCCAAATCCTTTATTCTCCCAAGGCTGGACCAGTTAAACCGAAACCGGGGCAAGATAGACCGGGTAGCCCGATATTTTGAGTACAAAAGAGACTGGGACTTAATGCGGTTACCTGGTGAAGATCATAGGAAGGAGTTACGCTGGGGTGTCCGAGAACACATGCTTTCCCAAGCAGAACCCCAATCCAAGCCTCAGCATGTATATGTTCCAAACAATTACCTAGTACCAACTGAGAAAAAAAGATCTGCCCTTCGTTGGGGTGTTCGCTGTGACCTTGCAAATGGTGTCATGCCCAGGAagcttcccttccctctttctccttcttaa